In Nymphaea colorata isolate Beijing-Zhang1983 chromosome 10, ASM883128v2, whole genome shotgun sequence, the genomic stretch TTCCGGTGAAAGTTCAGTTTTACGTGCCGGTAACTGGAAAGGACTGCGGAAGTAAATGTTGGAATACGTTAGCCGCGAAACTGAAAGAGATtgtaaagaaacaaatataaaacGAGTAACTATGCAGGGGTCAAATTCACGATAAAGGTGGTGGGGGGAGTAATCAAGCTTTGTTTTGTCTTTTGAGAAGCCTTGAAGTTGATCTCTTCAAGTTTATAACTTGTTCATGCTTGAAGTAGTTTTAGGAcccaaaatatgattttctcGGGCCGTCGTTGGGCCATATGATCAAACGTCCGGAAAGTTACCCACGGTAGTAGGTTTTTTTTCTGTCCATCAAAGAAGtctttttcttaacaaataatTTCAGGATGTTTGAAgctttttgtaaaaacaaaaaaatttccaggCGCAAAGTtaatttcttccaccacacattcttctgaatttctttttcctgtgcatcaaaggCAGccttttgaagaagaaaagatgaaatgaagggACCTCTCAATAGCTCTGCACAACTCCAAGGATTTTTACGGTAATGGACTAAGATAAACCCAAGATTGGGACTTTCCTATGTTCATTGGAGCTGAAATAAAGTTAGATCAATTGAATCTAGTTTACATTAGTTCATTAGTCATGTAAAATTAATACATTAATAAATTGAtattatttcctttcaaaattcGATCGGCTAGCTTAGGTCCAAATCCATGAACTAATCTAACCGGTTAGCCAAGGTGGGGATGCGTTGTTTGTAAATTTTATATGCCATTATTTCCGTCGTTTGAGTACTCACTGAAATGCTTTGGAAGACAAAAATACCTCTGAAGGTGGAACTACCTTGGATACTTCTACAACCTGTTCTACATACAGTATGTTGAACTATTTCAACAAGTCTACCCGATACTCAGTGTatgaggttgtgtttgttttactgCAGATCTTTAGGTTTCATGGTTTTAAAATCGAACCTTCCCTTCATttgaccttaaattcatggtttttatcATGTAGGATGATCCATGCTACCAAGATTCTTGgtttgtttaaactgaggatcttccaaacacacctttttatgcagctttagatttaagatttgaagttatcaaacacaacctaaattTATACAACTAGTTTAGACAGTTGATCTTGACACTCAGCTCTAAGCCTGACCATTAGTCAAGCAAGTGTGGATCAAGTGGGCCAGCTTCCTGGTCCCGGCAATGGGGAGAGGGCTGCCATGGGCAAAGAGAGAAGACATTttagagagaaaggaagaagtaTTCGGATCCATGGGAGTGCTGCTACTTTTACTAGTGACAGTGGTTTGTCTAGCAAGGACTTCTCCAGAGCTGAGTCCTGCTGATAACATCCCCCCAAGAGTCTGAACCGGAGGAGGAACCGAGCTTCCGAAGTAGGGGAagcaagaagaggaagaagacataTTACAGCTCTTCAGCGTCATCTTCACCATTACACGCATGGTTAAGATGCTTGTTCGGGTTTTTGATTGGTTGTTTTGCATTACCATACTAATTACATTTCAAAATGGTTTTGTACTTTCTAGCAGCATACCTACATGATGATTTCTTGCGCAttgctattttttcttgttctcttagAACATTGTTTGTTTATAATCAATGTTTGAAGTTTTACAACTTATAGGCGTGTTGTTTGGAGCTATATACAGAGAGTTCTACGCTGGGAAACGCAGTCCGTCAGAATACCTTGTTCTTGTTGGAATTATTCAGTTTCGGTACCAAGCTTTTCGCTGGAGAAGAACGAAACAAAGAGGATCAAATTCGTGAACAACGCAGTGACAATGAAATGAAACCGCTTACGACTCATGATCTCGTCTCACATACAAGAATCTCTTCCTCTCATTTCCTCTGATATGCTCAGTTGCACAGCAATGTGCTTTCCACGATTTAAACCAAACGAAAGACGGCATCTATAAATTACTGAACAAGCCAGCGCATGAGACTTTGGTGACCATCAAATATTTCCCGTTCTCACGAGTGCCAGCAGGTGATAATCTATACAGATTTTGCCAGCTACTAGGCAGCTAGACCACAACAAGAATTGAAGCCGCAAGTTAGCCAATAAGGACAGcacaaaaaccaaaccaaatCCACCAGGAAATTCCGATGGCTCCAGTCAATGAGTTGGCCGCAGATTGCATAGTCTGAGCTGCAGCTTTCACCAAGCTATCTGAAATTTTAGAAGACTCCTATCCCCCATACATGACGTTCTCCTCATTCTACTGGTTAACCAGAGGAGTTTGGGCAGGAAACGGGTCCCGCCCATGAAGGAAGCGGTGCATGGAATTCAACCTGAGAGCCAGTGATAGGATGCTCGAACGTTAAACTTTCTGCATGGAGTGCATGTGCCACATATTCCCGCCCTTTCCACTCATTAACTCCTCCATATTTTACATCACCTCTTATGGGAATCCCAAGCCATTGGCAATGCAAACGAATCTGATGAGTTCTTCCACTCTCCGGATATGCTCTGATCAAAACTTCGCCATCCTTTTCATTGTTCGACCGCAATCTCATCGATCCTTTGTCTTTCACAACTAGCATTTCTGATTCAAGACACTCTGAATCGGTCTTCAAGTTTGTTTCCAACTTGGCAAGGGATTTGGAGCTCCGTTGACCATTTAGAGTTAGTACTTCAAATGAAGTAACCATTTCCTTCACTAGCGAACCACCAGGCAGCGATCGACCAATATCAGACACCGAATACACCCGCCAGGCACCAAACTTTGATCTTCCATGCCCTGACCTGATTGTGATTTTGTCCCAGTTAGGGGCTGGTCCGATGCATAGAGCAACATATGTTTTCTTCACTTTATG encodes the following:
- the LOC116261809 gene encoding RNA pseudouridine synthase 1, whose amino-acid sequence is MKASVLIAAKPSSPLLLLRGGRRVRSLVSLPRMEGEPASNQQPPKETIGFPVPLSPPPPLLSKNLELERALSASAKSSDSLLLISRNDFVYEDEWLVVVNKPSGVYCERVLSSVSRLLEAESSPEPGSKAGQPLELHLANRLDRDTSGVMVITKLHKAAAKLVKAYTEHKVKKTYVALCIGPAPNWDKITIRSGHGRSKFGAWRVYSVSDIGRSLPGGSLVKEMVTSFEVLTLNGQRSSKSLAKLETNLKTDSECLESEMLVVKDKGSMRLRSNNEKDGEVLIRAYPESGRTHQIRLHCQWLGIPIRGDVKYGGVNEWKGREYVAHALHAESLTFEHPITGSQVEFHAPLPSWAGPVSCPNSSG